From one Pedobacter faecalis genomic stretch:
- a CDS encoding DUF58 domain-containing protein, which yields MDTKELLKKVRKIEIKTRGLSNQIFSGEYHSAFKGRGMAFNEVREYQSGDEIRTIDWNVTARFNHPYVKVFNEEREMTVMLLVDVSGSNNFGTQNQQKQELATELCAVLAFSAIQNNDKVGVLFFSDRVEKFIPPKKGRTHILMIIRELINFKPEAKGTDLAMALRYFTGAIKKRSTAFLISDFMSASFENELKIANKKHDLVALRLFDLHEENFPDLGLIPMQDEETGEVAWVNTSDKKVRQAFKAAALERNGRLENVFKRSGVDFARIGTHESYVKPLMALFKKRGAKR from the coding sequence ATGGATACCAAAGAGCTTTTAAAGAAGGTCAGGAAAATAGAGATAAAAACGCGCGGACTAAGCAATCAGATTTTTTCTGGTGAATACCATTCCGCGTTTAAAGGTCGCGGTATGGCCTTCAACGAAGTGAGGGAATACCAGAGCGGCGACGAGATCAGGACGATAGACTGGAACGTGACCGCACGTTTTAACCATCCGTACGTTAAGGTGTTTAACGAAGAGCGGGAAATGACCGTGATGCTGCTGGTAGACGTGAGCGGTTCTAACAACTTCGGGACCCAGAACCAGCAGAAGCAGGAGCTGGCAACAGAACTTTGCGCCGTGCTTGCTTTTTCAGCGATCCAGAACAACGATAAAGTGGGTGTGCTGTTTTTTAGTGACCGTGTCGAGAAGTTTATCCCACCTAAGAAAGGCCGTACGCATATCCTGATGATCATTCGTGAGCTGATCAATTTTAAGCCGGAGGCGAAGGGAACGGACCTGGCTATGGCCCTGCGGTATTTTACCGGGGCGATAAAAAAGCGCAGTACTGCGTTCCTTATCTCTGATTTTATGAGTGCTTCTTTTGAGAATGAACTTAAGATCGCCAATAAGAAACACGATCTGGTAGCGTTGAGGTTGTTCGACCTCCATGAGGAGAATTTTCCGGACCTGGGACTGATTCCGATGCAGGATGAGGAGACGGGTGAGGTAGCCTGGGTGAATACCTCTGATAAAAAAGTGAGACAAGCCTTTAAGGCCGCTGCACTGGAACGTAATGGTCGCCTCGAAAATGTTTTTAAGCGTTCGGGGGTTGATTTTGCCAGGATCGGCACGCATGAGTCCTATGTGAAGCCGCTGATGGCGTTGTTTAAAAAACGCGGGGCTAAGAGGTAG
- a CDS encoding AAA family ATPase has protein sequence MEEVINTTPADQTYGTDIRMLNEMIRKESEFIDLLLMEMDKVIVGQRYMVERLLIGLLANGHILLEGVPGLAKTLAINTLAKTIDAGFSRVQFTPDLLPADVLGTMIYNQKKEEFIVRKGPLFSNFVLADEINRAPAKVQSALLEAMQERQVTIGDETYRLPEPFLVLATQNPVEQEGTYPLPEAQVDRFMLKVVIDYPKKEDEKRIMRANIAPQGMPVPNKVVHPDEILRARKVVKDVYMDEKIEQYIIDIVFATRFPEQYKLTEYKNLISFGASPRASINLAMAAKAYAFIKRRGYVIPEDVRAVCHDVLRHRIGLTYEAEAEDMTTEKIITGILNAIEVP, from the coding sequence ATGGAAGAAGTTATCAATACAACACCAGCGGATCAGACATACGGAACAGACATCCGCATGCTTAATGAGATGATCCGCAAGGAAAGCGAATTCATTGATCTGCTCTTAATGGAAATGGACAAGGTAATTGTTGGCCAGCGCTATATGGTGGAACGCTTGCTGATTGGCCTGCTGGCCAACGGGCATATCTTGCTGGAAGGCGTCCCCGGTTTGGCCAAGACACTGGCGATCAACACGCTGGCTAAGACTATAGACGCCGGGTTCAGCCGGGTGCAATTTACGCCCGACCTGCTCCCTGCAGACGTGCTGGGTACGATGATCTATAATCAGAAGAAGGAGGAGTTCATTGTGCGCAAAGGACCGCTGTTCTCGAATTTCGTGCTGGCAGATGAGATCAACCGCGCGCCTGCCAAGGTGCAGAGTGCTTTGCTGGAGGCTATGCAGGAGAGACAGGTAACCATCGGCGATGAGACGTATCGCCTGCCCGAGCCTTTCCTGGTGCTGGCTACACAAAACCCGGTGGAGCAGGAGGGAACTTATCCGCTTCCTGAGGCGCAGGTAGACCGCTTTATGCTCAAGGTGGTGATAGACTACCCGAAAAAGGAGGATGAAAAACGCATTATGCGCGCCAATATAGCGCCTCAGGGTATGCCGGTGCCTAATAAGGTGGTGCACCCGGACGAAATCCTGCGTGCAAGAAAAGTCGTGAAGGATGTGTATATGGACGAGAAGATCGAACAATACATCATAGATATTGTGTTCGCTACACGTTTCCCTGAGCAATATAAACTTACGGAATATAAAAACCTGATCAGTTTTGGTGCATCGCCCCGCGCTTCGATCAATCTGGCCATGGCCGCCAAAGCTTATGCTTTTATTAAAAGGCGTGGATATGTGATCCCGGAAGACGTACGTGCAGTGTGTCATGACGTGTTACGCCACCGTATCGGGCTGACCTACGAGGCGGAGGCCGAGGATATGACGACAGAGAAGATCATCACCGGAATACTGAATGCGATAGAAGTTCCATAA
- a CDS encoding ArnT family glycosyltransferase, producing the protein MIKTNRLLFVFLAIWTVVNLLQAAFVELHADEAYYWMYSRFLDWGYFDHPPMVAVFIKAGDALIHSELGLRLLTVISSTFSVYLLWLILKQYGSNARLFVCLFASVVLFHVYGFITTPDSPLFFFTILFFYVYQRYLERDSWRLALLLALIVAAMLYSKYHGILVLFFTIVANYRILRRPSFWGIVLVALLCYLPHILWQMEHGYPSFYYHVIDRSADVYRFSFTSEYLLAQLALAGPLVGWFIYAAAVRLKSTDDFTRALQFNCYGLFLFFLVSTLKGRVEAHWTLPALLCLFLLAYIQLAGRQLPAWFEKLAVANIVLIGLVRLALVVPVEGFMKFKPLAYYFGNASWAREVHAHAGRKPVIFFDSFQIPSWYNYYTRSTNAIAYNSRNYRRNQYDLWPMEEDLQNRRAYVVTPYSRGESTEDTIQTSKGVYYGSVVDSIRSYQKLSIKPESMEGDWKAGADKVVDLLVSNPYPYPVSLSNDGQKWKCYLEYGFKKDGVMGDFQQVLGHADALDIAPGATERLVVVLKAPASPGKYKLVFSLRTEPFNGPRNSSMISVDVR; encoded by the coding sequence ATGATCAAAACTAACCGGCTGCTGTTTGTTTTTCTGGCGATATGGACGGTGGTTAACCTCCTGCAGGCCGCTTTTGTGGAACTGCATGCAGATGAGGCCTATTATTGGATGTACTCCAGGTTTTTGGACTGGGGTTATTTTGACCATCCGCCGATGGTGGCCGTGTTCATTAAAGCAGGTGATGCGCTGATACATTCGGAACTGGGGCTGCGATTGCTCACGGTGATCAGCAGCACGTTCTCTGTATATCTGCTTTGGCTGATCCTGAAGCAGTATGGCAGCAATGCTAGGCTGTTCGTCTGCCTTTTTGCTTCTGTGGTGCTTTTCCACGTCTATGGATTTATTACGACACCCGATTCACCGCTCTTTTTCTTTACGATCCTGTTCTTTTATGTATACCAGCGTTATCTTGAGCGCGACAGCTGGAGGCTGGCCTTGTTACTGGCTCTTATTGTAGCAGCGATGCTTTACAGCAAATATCATGGGATCCTGGTCTTGTTTTTCACCATAGTGGCCAATTACCGGATATTACGGAGACCTTCGTTCTGGGGAATCGTGCTGGTGGCCCTGCTTTGTTACCTACCCCATATTCTTTGGCAGATGGAGCATGGTTATCCGTCCTTTTACTATCATGTTATAGACCGCTCTGCGGATGTATACCGCTTCAGTTTTACTTCTGAATATCTGCTTGCGCAGCTTGCACTGGCTGGTCCGCTGGTTGGCTGGTTTATTTACGCGGCGGCGGTGCGACTGAAAAGTACGGATGATTTTACCAGGGCACTGCAGTTTAACTGCTACGGCTTATTCCTGTTTTTCCTGGTCAGCACCCTCAAAGGGCGGGTTGAGGCGCACTGGACGCTTCCGGCTTTACTTTGTCTGTTTCTGCTGGCATATATACAGCTGGCGGGGCGACAGCTTCCGGCCTGGTTTGAGAAGTTGGCCGTAGCAAATATTGTGCTGATCGGACTGGTCAGGCTTGCGCTGGTCGTTCCAGTAGAGGGCTTTATGAAGTTTAAACCCCTGGCCTATTATTTCGGGAATGCCAGCTGGGCCAGGGAAGTTCATGCCCATGCGGGGAGAAAGCCAGTGATATTCTTTGACTCTTTTCAGATACCTTCCTGGTATAATTATTATACCCGCAGTACGAATGCCATAGCCTATAATTCCAGGAACTACCGCAGGAACCAGTACGATCTCTGGCCTATGGAGGAAGATCTGCAGAACCGTCGGGCTTACGTTGTGACACCATACAGCAGGGGCGAAAGCACTGAAGATACCATTCAGACAAGCAAGGGCGTGTATTATGGCTCGGTGGTCGACAGTATCCGGTCGTACCAAAAACTGAGCATTAAGCCGGAAAGTATGGAGGGTGACTGGAAAGCGGGTGCCGATAAGGTGGTCGACCTGCTGGTCTCCAACCCTTATCCTTACCCTGTTTCATTAAGTAACGACGGACAGAAATGGAAGTGTTACCTGGAATACGGCTTTAAAAAGGATGGCGTAATGGGTGATTTTCAACAGGTGCTGGGTCACGCAGATGCCCTTGATATAGCTCCGGGAGCCACGGAGCGGCTTGTTGTTGTACTTAAAGCGCCGGCAAGCCCGGGTAAGTATAAACTGGTCTTTTCGCTGCGAACGGAACCTTTCAACGGCCCGAGGAACAGCAGCATGATTTCGGTGGACGTCCGCTAG
- a CDS encoding GtrA family protein produces the protein MEFNQTFFFKFFKFGIVGFSGLIVDFGVTYLLKEKLRVQKYVSSSFGFLVATGTNYLLNRSWTFHNQDPAYIAQFGKFFLISLVGLALGNILIYLLHDRLKWNFYMAKGCAVVAVSFWNFFANYLYTFTG, from the coding sequence GTGGAATTTAACCAGACTTTCTTCTTCAAGTTCTTCAAGTTCGGAATCGTAGGGTTTTCTGGGCTGATCGTGGATTTTGGGGTGACTTACCTGCTTAAAGAAAAACTCCGGGTCCAGAAGTATGTTTCCTCTTCCTTTGGGTTTTTGGTGGCCACAGGCACCAATTACCTGCTGAACCGATCCTGGACTTTTCATAATCAGGACCCGGCGTACATTGCCCAGTTCGGAAAGTTTTTCCTGATTTCGCTGGTCGGACTGGCACTCGGGAATATCCTGATCTACCTGCTTCACGATCGTCTGAAATGGAACTTTTATATGGCTAAGGGCTGTGCGGTTGTTGCGGTTTCGTTCTGGAACTTCTTTGCAAACTATCTTTATACTTTTACCGGATGA
- a CDS encoding sensor histidine kinase, translated as MFNLFHYQTPSPYYDSFRKAYGYRNVRQIRNLCLFLICVAGSARIASFFYLEELSSMPNFHEYSLSNWVQICGSAIFAVICGQALKRSTWTPMKRDFFTSLYCLFLLSTSFSVSYIVSLHSVKNTLTVFLIGIVLTSVFFALSLRQSIFLTLYIVLLFIVASPPHDVQEAFMTVIAGIILASVFFVCSRYGYYFKSVHYIQLRQLREKNKEIQNLSHQKGEILAFVAHDLRAPINNIEALSSILINEQKEGGRTPAQMIFNSAVHAKNIINDLVEVAQKVKKPLELEQVDLVPFLTNLCMAWQTNTDGRNEIRLHTASKRVFAQINQSKFARVIDNLIGNGLKFSPLNSPIHVKLEASVNTCTICVQDFGIGIPEHLHDNLFDQFSKSGRTGLKGEKSIGLGLHISRSIIEQHGGKITVESRENEGSKFIISLNLAPAG; from the coding sequence TTGTTCAATCTCTTCCATTACCAGACGCCATCTCCCTATTATGACAGCTTCCGGAAGGCCTACGGGTATCGCAACGTGCGACAGATCAGAAATCTGTGCCTGTTCCTGATATGCGTGGCAGGATCTGCGCGGATCGCATCGTTTTTCTACCTGGAAGAACTGAGCAGCATGCCGAATTTCCATGAGTATAGCCTGAGCAACTGGGTGCAGATCTGCGGGTCGGCAATCTTTGCGGTTATATGCGGACAAGCCCTGAAGCGCAGCACATGGACACCGATGAAAAGAGATTTTTTTACTTCGTTATATTGCCTATTTCTTCTGAGCACAAGTTTCAGTGTAAGTTATATTGTGTCCCTGCACAGCGTTAAAAACACCTTAACCGTCTTCCTGATCGGCATCGTACTTACCAGTGTCTTTTTTGCGCTCAGTCTGCGGCAAAGCATTTTTCTTACGCTTTACATCGTGCTGCTATTCATTGTCGCCAGCCCCCCGCATGATGTGCAGGAGGCATTCATGACCGTCATCGCAGGCATTATCCTGGCCTCCGTGTTCTTCGTATGCAGCCGCTATGGCTACTACTTTAAGTCGGTACACTATATACAACTCCGGCAACTCCGGGAAAAGAACAAGGAAATACAAAACTTAAGTCACCAGAAAGGGGAAATCCTGGCCTTTGTGGCGCACGATCTCCGCGCACCGATCAATAACATCGAGGCGCTCAGCAGCATACTCATCAATGAGCAGAAAGAGGGCGGACGCACACCGGCACAAATGATCTTTAACTCCGCGGTGCATGCCAAAAATATCATTAACGACCTGGTGGAGGTAGCACAGAAGGTAAAGAAGCCCCTGGAACTTGAGCAGGTAGACCTGGTGCCGTTCTTAACCAACCTGTGCATGGCCTGGCAGACCAATACCGACGGCCGTAATGAAATCCGGCTGCATACCGCCAGCAAAAGGGTGTTTGCTCAGATCAACCAATCCAAGTTTGCGAGGGTAATAGACAACCTTATCGGGAACGGGTTGAAGTTCTCACCGCTGAACAGTCCTATTCACGTTAAACTGGAAGCTTCAGTCAACACCTGCACGATATGTGTTCAGGACTTCGGCATCGGCATCCCGGAACATCTCCATGATAACCTGTTCGACCAGTTTTCCAAGTCAGGGCGCACCGGACTGAAAGGGGAGAAATCTATCGGACTGGGCTTGCATATTTCGCGGTCAATCATAGAACAGCACGGCGGCAAAATAACTGTCGAGAGCAGGGAAAACGAGGGAAGCAAATTCATTATAAGCCTAAACCTGGCCCCGGCAGGCTAG
- a CDS encoding MCP four helix bundle domain-containing protein, producing MNFAFSINKKIRVATLLFAVMACTILIRILEDKSVRSMNEAFVSMYSDRLIPAADLFYLAENANAKKSLFEAALYNKVNALDKAGFKKELARYNMIIDSLIRKYEKTYLVKQEKSLLQELRQQIYANRQVENNMLTLVNRADFAGARHIYEHVGRPSADLTFNRLSALMGIQKAVGLELMHDSEFIVSGTKVYSVLQIALAIVIGILIVGIIFTSNVVKISNEKYRLN from the coding sequence ATGAATTTTGCTTTTTCTATAAATAAGAAAATACGGGTGGCTACGCTGTTATTTGCCGTAATGGCTTGTACCATTCTGATCAGGATACTGGAAGACAAGAGTGTCAGGAGTATGAACGAGGCGTTCGTGTCTATGTATTCCGACAGACTTATCCCGGCCGCCGATCTGTTCTATCTGGCGGAAAACGCCAATGCGAAGAAATCCCTGTTTGAGGCGGCGTTATATAATAAAGTTAATGCGCTCGACAAGGCGGGATTTAAGAAGGAACTTGCGCGTTATAATATGATTATCGACTCGCTGATCAGAAAGTATGAGAAAACATACCTGGTGAAGCAGGAAAAAAGTTTGTTGCAGGAGTTGCGGCAGCAGATTTATGCCAACCGCCAGGTGGAAAACAATATGCTTACGCTGGTTAACCGGGCCGATTTTGCGGGTGCACGACATATTTATGAACACGTGGGCCGGCCGTCGGCCGATCTCACCTTCAATCGTTTATCGGCCTTAATGGGTATACAGAAAGCGGTGGGTCTGGAGCTGATGCATGATTCGGAATTCATTGTATCGGGCACCAAGGTGTATTCGGTTTTGCAGATCGCGCTGGCGATTGTCATCGGTATCCTGATCGTCGGCATCATCTTTACGTCAAACGTGGTGAAGATCAGCAATGAGAAGTACCGGCTGAACTAG
- a CDS encoding ATP-dependent DNA helicase: MDKASIIAQAYEFKPTDQQMEFCRAMAAFLSRPLDRQCFVLRGYAGTGKTTSVAALVKVLRQFALRPVLLAPTGRAAKVMGTYTSRTALTIHKKIYRKRSAVSPEMTFQLAPNLAEHTVFIVDEASMIADDWNAHTGSSLLKDLMEFVYNGKNCGVIMVGDTAQLPPVGSVDSPALNPDHLAHGFGLQAHMVELREVVRQGKRSGILANATKLRKMIIKDSDTESGGAATPLPKFVTKGYKDVFRMTGLKLVEGLEYAYSKFGLENTLIVCRSNKSANTYNQQIRARLLYREEELTGGDQIMVVKNNYFWLPDNESAAFIANGDMARVIRVRGAEERYGLRFCEVMLEFPDFPAAGSITCKVILDTLTAETPNLSRDQSNRLFEELNEDYGHIADKRLRFKAIKEDPYYNALQIKFSYAVTCHKAQGGQWEAVFVDQGYLTDDMVDTEFLRWLYTAVTRAKSELFFVNFASHLFTSVEEESY; this comes from the coding sequence ATGGACAAAGCCAGTATCATTGCTCAGGCATACGAATTCAAGCCTACTGACCAGCAAATGGAGTTTTGCCGGGCAATGGCCGCGTTCCTCTCGCGTCCTCTAGACCGGCAGTGCTTCGTTTTGCGCGGCTATGCCGGAACGGGCAAGACCACTTCGGTGGCCGCGCTGGTGAAGGTGCTGCGACAGTTTGCCCTCAGGCCGGTGCTGCTGGCCCCGACTGGTCGCGCCGCCAAGGTCATGGGCACATATACGAGTCGCACCGCACTTACCATACATAAAAAGATATACCGGAAGCGCTCGGCGGTGTCGCCAGAGATGACCTTCCAACTGGCGCCCAACCTGGCCGAACATACGGTATTTATTGTGGATGAGGCTTCCATGATAGCCGACGACTGGAACGCACACACGGGATCTTCGCTGCTGAAGGACCTAATGGAGTTTGTGTACAACGGGAAAAACTGCGGGGTGATTATGGTGGGCGATACGGCGCAGCTGCCCCCGGTAGGCAGCGTCGACAGTCCGGCTTTGAACCCCGATCACCTGGCCCACGGCTTTGGTCTGCAGGCCCACATGGTAGAGCTGAGGGAGGTGGTGCGACAGGGAAAGCGTTCGGGCATACTGGCCAATGCGACAAAGCTGCGCAAGATGATTATCAAAGACAGCGATACGGAAAGCGGTGGGGCGGCTACTCCGCTTCCGAAGTTCGTGACCAAAGGCTATAAGGATGTATTCCGCATGACTGGTCTGAAGCTGGTGGAGGGACTGGAATATGCCTACAGCAAGTTCGGACTGGAAAATACGCTGATCGTTTGCCGTTCGAATAAGTCGGCCAACACCTATAACCAGCAGATCAGGGCCCGGCTGCTTTACCGTGAGGAGGAGCTGACAGGCGGGGATCAGATCATGGTGGTCAAAAACAATTACTTCTGGCTGCCCGACAATGAATCGGCCGCCTTTATTGCCAATGGTGACATGGCCAGGGTGATCCGTGTGCGCGGGGCTGAGGAGCGCTATGGTTTACGCTTTTGTGAGGTGATGCTCGAATTCCCGGATTTCCCCGCTGCGGGAAGCATAACCTGTAAGGTGATATTGGATACCCTTACGGCAGAGACCCCCAATTTGTCGCGCGACCAAAGCAACAGGCTGTTTGAGGAACTGAATGAGGATTACGGGCATATCGCCGACAAGCGCCTGCGTTTTAAGGCGATAAAAGAAGATCCGTATTACAACGCGCTCCAGATTAAGTTTTCTTATGCCGTGACGTGTCACAAGGCGCAGGGCGGTCAGTGGGAGGCCGTGTTCGTAGATCAGGGCTATCTGACGGATGATATGGTCGATACCGAATTCCTTCGCTGGCTTTATACTGCCGTTACCCGTGCTAAAAGCGAATTATTTTTCGTAAATTTTGCCTCGCACCTGTTCACGTCGGTAGAAGAGGAGTCGTATTGA
- a CDS encoding DUF3822 family protein, with protein sequence MNSKNSILLLDPGFDEHHPENCSLLIRLTADSLSYAIVDEEAGKLIALYDEQECQETDLRLADLLEKDEKLKLAFKETRVSVHTPNTISVPDELYSQHEAEAFTKFFPEQPGRRLYTRPASAFGFTTVYALPPLAERVLDRIPGGSMAYDHLSPLLALVQKQRDEQFIMLDFTAGSFYASFVKGGQLIFQGGFEIANSEEFNYYLLLLRQQLAVGTNATVYLSGIINDDDANHQCLRKYFDTITFQAAEHGELDLELLLDMPLHYYTSLLALRLCES encoded by the coding sequence ATGAACAGCAAAAATAGCATATTATTACTTGATCCAGGTTTCGATGAGCACCATCCTGAAAACTGCAGTCTGCTCATCAGGCTGACGGCCGACAGTCTATCTTATGCTATTGTTGACGAAGAGGCTGGCAAACTTATAGCGCTGTATGATGAGCAGGAGTGTCAGGAAACGGACCTCAGGCTGGCAGATTTGCTGGAAAAAGACGAAAAACTTAAACTGGCCTTCAAAGAAACCCGTGTCTCCGTTCATACCCCAAATACCATCTCCGTGCCCGATGAGCTGTATAGCCAGCATGAGGCAGAGGCCTTTACGAAGTTCTTTCCGGAACAGCCTGGCAGGAGACTTTACACCCGGCCCGCCTCGGCATTTGGCTTTACCACCGTGTATGCCTTACCTCCACTGGCTGAACGTGTACTAGACCGTATTCCTGGTGGCAGCATGGCGTACGACCATTTGAGTCCGCTGCTGGCCCTGGTGCAAAAACAGCGCGATGAGCAGTTTATAATGCTCGATTTTACTGCCGGGTCCTTTTACGCCAGCTTTGTTAAGGGCGGCCAACTCATCTTCCAGGGCGGTTTTGAAATTGCGAACAGCGAAGAGTTCAATTACTATCTGCTGTTGCTCCGGCAGCAGCTGGCGGTCGGCACCAATGCCACGGTTTACCTTAGCGGTATCATCAACGACGACGACGCTAACCATCAGTGCTTAAGAAAATACTTTGACACGATCACATTCCAAGCGGCCGAGCATGGCGAGCTCGACCTGGAGCTACTGCTGGACATGCCTTTACATTATTATACCAGCCTGCTGGCGCTCCGGTTATGCGAATCATAG
- a CDS encoding RsmD family RNA methyltransferase: MRIIGGKLKGLRFNAPGNLPVRPTTDMAKEALFNILYNDYDFEACKVLDLFCGTGNISIEFASRGAAYVRAVDKHPGCVNWVKSVATQHELQQISVEKADVFKFIQNHSDSYQIIFADPPYDLPSIPDIPELVLQRGLLAENGTLIVEHPSFLKLAGKPGYSETRKYGNSSFSFFTSEI; encoded by the coding sequence ATGCGAATCATAGGTGGTAAATTAAAGGGACTGCGTTTCAATGCCCCGGGCAACCTGCCGGTAAGGCCAACGACCGATATGGCTAAAGAAGCGCTTTTCAACATCCTGTACAACGACTACGATTTTGAAGCATGCAAAGTGCTCGATCTGTTTTGCGGCACCGGCAATATCAGCATAGAATTCGCATCCAGGGGTGCGGCATATGTCAGGGCGGTCGATAAACACCCGGGCTGTGTGAACTGGGTAAAGTCGGTCGCAACTCAGCACGAACTTCAACAAATCAGCGTGGAGAAGGCAGATGTGTTTAAGTTTATCCAAAACCATAGCGACAGCTATCAGATCATTTTTGCCGATCCGCCATACGACCTTCCCAGCATCCCTGACATTCCTGAACTGGTGTTACAGCGAGGCCTGCTGGCCGAAAACGGGACCTTAATTGTAGAACATCCCTCTTTCCTGAAGCTGGCAGGTAAACCCGGCTACAGTGAAACACGGAAATACGGCAACTCATCCTTCAGCTTCTTTACCTCAGAGATATGA
- the coaD gene encoding pantetheine-phosphate adenylyltransferase produces the protein MKTALFPGSFDPITIAHVDILKRALPLFDKIVIGIGLNSSKQGFLPAATRKDIVDSVFSAYPGVEVQLYEGLTVDFCRKIKAQYMVRGIRSVADFEYEKAIAHINQTMMPEVETILLLSKPEYSSVSSTIVRDILRNNGDVSMFLPPEALPFL, from the coding sequence ATGAAAACTGCACTTTTCCCTGGCTCCTTCGATCCGATCACCATCGCGCATGTCGACATCCTAAAGCGGGCTTTGCCTTTGTTCGACAAGATCGTGATCGGCATAGGCCTCAACAGTTCAAAACAGGGCTTTCTACCTGCCGCAACAAGAAAAGACATTGTGGACAGCGTTTTTTCCGCATATCCGGGTGTAGAGGTACAGCTTTATGAGGGGCTCACCGTCGATTTCTGCCGGAAGATTAAAGCGCAGTACATGGTCAGGGGCATCCGCTCGGTGGCCGATTTCGAGTATGAAAAAGCCATTGCGCACATCAATCAAACCATGATGCCCGAGGTGGAGACCATCCTGCTGTTAAGCAAACCGGAATATTCCTCGGTAAGCTCAACGATCGTCCGTGATATCCTGCGTAACAATGGCGACGTAAGCATGTTCCTCCCGCCAGAGGCCTTACCTTTCCTCTAA
- a CDS encoding NUDIX hydrolase, translating to MPAHSAKIQQLDIQDFDFPTFYKNVNKLSGAEYVLLSPDPKAVFKKIRKGMELIKAAGGLVRNGNDDYLFIFRHKKWDLPKGKTEKGEKMKHAAVREVEEECGVTIASNDGKICKTYHVYSLHGKPVLKKTNWYAMTVKGEPELTPQLEEDITKAVWLDRLELKPVLKNTYPSIKQVLDEAGLLV from the coding sequence ATGCCAGCGCATTCGGCGAAAATACAACAACTTGACATACAGGATTTTGATTTCCCAACATTCTATAAAAATGTAAACAAGCTCTCTGGGGCCGAATATGTTTTGCTGAGCCCTGATCCTAAAGCCGTGTTTAAAAAGATCAGAAAAGGCATGGAACTGATTAAGGCGGCGGGCGGACTGGTCAGGAACGGCAACGATGATTATCTGTTTATTTTCCGCCACAAGAAGTGGGATTTGCCTAAGGGTAAGACCGAAAAAGGGGAAAAAATGAAGCATGCTGCGGTACGTGAAGTGGAGGAGGAGTGCGGCGTAACCATAGCCAGCAACGACGGTAAGATCTGTAAGACCTATCATGTGTATTCGTTGCACGGCAAGCCGGTGCTGAAAAAGACAAACTGGTACGCCATGACAGTTAAGGGCGAACCGGAGCTTACCCCTCAGCTGGAAGAAGACATCACCAAAGCGGTATGGCTCGACAGGCTTGAACTGAAGCCGGTGCTGAAGAACACGTATCCTTCTATAAAGCAGGTTCTGGACGAAGCTGGATTGCTGGTATAA
- the pyrE gene encoding orotate phosphoribosyltransferase, with amino-acid sequence MYNKSDIELKVAEFLLQIKAIKLQPNNPFTWASGWKSPIYCDNRITLSHPSVRTYIRQKLSQLIQEEFGSVDLIAGVATAGIPQGALVAQELGLPFAYVRAKAKEHGTGSLIEGEIIEGQRVVVIEDLISTGKSSLQAVEALRNAGLSVAGLVAIFTYGFDQADENFKEAKCRYATLSNYNALIEYAAEHSFIGTNEVDLLTKWRRNPATWGKEEEQQLS; translated from the coding sequence ATGTATAATAAAAGTGATATTGAATTAAAGGTAGCTGAATTTTTATTACAAATTAAAGCAATAAAGTTACAACCTAATAATCCATTTACCTGGGCATCGGGTTGGAAATCGCCAATTTATTGTGACAACAGGATCACGCTTTCTCACCCCTCTGTAAGAACATACATCAGGCAGAAACTTAGCCAGCTTATACAGGAAGAGTTCGGTTCAGTAGATCTGATTGCGGGTGTAGCCACAGCGGGAATCCCTCAGGGCGCACTGGTAGCCCAGGAACTGGGATTGCCTTTTGCCTATGTAAGGGCTAAAGCCAAAGAACATGGTACCGGCAGCTTAATTGAAGGAGAGATCATTGAAGGACAGCGTGTTGTGGTTATTGAAGACCTCATCTCTACCGGAAAGAGCAGTCTGCAGGCGGTTGAAGCACTGCGAAACGCCGGACTATCGGTAGCCGGACTGGTTGCCATCTTTACCTACGGCTTTGACCAGGCTGATGAGAACTTCAAAGAAGCGAAATGCCGCTACGCTACCTTGTCGAATTACAATGCACTGATTGAATACGCCGCAGAACATAGCTTCATTGGTACCAATGAAGTGGACCTGCTGACCAAATGGCGTCGTAACCCCGCAACCTGGGGCAAAGAAGAAGAACAACAATTAAGTTAA